In Saccharicrinis carchari, a single window of DNA contains:
- a CDS encoding sulfite exporter TauE/SafE family protein produces the protein MEAELLFFVAIFITSILYSSVGHGGASGYLAIMALFAVEPEYMRASALTLNLFVAGISFYYFYKGGYFRLKLLLPFIVLSIPLSFIGARVDVEPKTYQIILGLFLLIAVARMLFFGKPEKAAKPMNLPMALFFGAVLGFFSGMIGIGGGIILSPLLLLMGWASIKETAAISAVFIFLNSASGILGVLSKGFEPIGSIYILIVIGIVGSMLGSSLGQKRMAPVQLMYVLSFVLLFAGIKLIYLS, from the coding sequence ATGGAAGCAGAATTACTTTTCTTCGTGGCTATATTTATTACCTCCATACTGTATTCGTCGGTAGGGCACGGCGGGGCAAGTGGGTACTTGGCAATCATGGCTTTGTTTGCTGTGGAGCCCGAATATATGCGTGCCTCTGCCCTCACGTTAAATTTGTTTGTTGCCGGCATCTCCTTTTATTATTTCTACAAAGGCGGTTATTTTCGTTTAAAACTATTGTTGCCATTTATTGTGCTGTCAATTCCTCTATCGTTTATTGGCGCCAGGGTTGATGTAGAACCCAAAACTTATCAAATTATCCTCGGCTTATTTTTATTGATCGCAGTTGCCCGTATGCTGTTTTTTGGTAAACCCGAAAAGGCTGCCAAGCCTATGAACCTACCAATGGCACTTTTTTTTGGGGCGGTGCTGGGTTTCTTTTCGGGGATGATAGGCATTGGTGGAGGTATCATTTTAAGTCCGCTGTTGTTATTGATGGGATGGGCCAGCATAAAGGAAACCGCGGCCATTTCGGCTGTTTTTATATTTCTTAATTCGGCTAGTGGCATATTGGGTGTGCTCAGCAAAGGTTTCGAACCCATCGGCAGTATTTATATTTTAATTGTTATTGGAATTGTCGGCAGTATGCTCGGTTCAAGCCTGGGGCAAAAACGGATGGCCCCGGTTCAACTTATGTATGTGCTGTCGTTTGTGCTTCTGTTCGCCGGGATAAAACTTATATATTTATCTTAA
- a CDS encoding molybdopterin-guanine dinucleotide biosynthesis protein B, whose translation MNYYPNILLIAGNGRNVGKTTLACRVIAQLAKTTEVYAVKISSHFHVLDKEADILMETSDCCIVNETLDSSKDSSRMLKAGATTVFYVQCKNEHLPVMFEQLRQLLPMDKPLIIESGGLYNILEPSIFYYIRGKDTSKEKLVREGRSRINVTPDEAAGLDIEKIAFINGGITKTKQS comes from the coding sequence ATGAACTACTATCCCAACATACTATTAATAGCCGGTAACGGACGCAATGTGGGAAAAACTACCCTGGCGTGCAGGGTTATTGCGCAGCTTGCCAAAACCACCGAAGTATATGCGGTCAAGATATCTTCCCATTTTCACGTTTTAGACAAAGAAGCCGATATCCTTATGGAGACTTCTGATTGCTGCATCGTGAATGAAACCCTCGACAGCTCAAAGGATAGCTCCCGAATGCTAAAGGCCGGTGCCACGACGGTGTTTTATGTGCAATGCAAAAACGAGCATCTCCCGGTTATGTTTGAACAATTGCGGCAATTATTGCCAATGGATAAACCGCTTATCATAGAATCCGGGGGTTTGTACAATATTCTCGAACCCTCCATTTTTTATTATATCCGCGGCAAGGATACATCTAAAGAGAAATTAGTGAGAGAGGGAAGGAGTAGGATAAATGTCACACCCGACGAAGCCGCCGGGCTCGATATTGAAAAGATAGCATTTATCAACGGAGGTATAACAAAAACAAAACAATCATGA
- a CDS encoding molybdopterin molybdotransferase MoeA: protein MIEYTDALKIIVEQALPLPSEKVEINDAHQRVLAGNVRIDMDMPPFNKSAMDGYACRKVDLGNTLQVIETIYAGKDPEKAIGKNQCAKIMTGAVVPEGADCVFMVEDAEMVDTDRIRCTNENTKNNISYRGEDARAGDSLLPDSTLLCARHLPLLAMAGATEVEVYKKPEVSVMVSGTELVEPQEKPQPFQIRNSNSSQLLAQLKDMAIKANYIGITKDDEALLEQTITRAFEKSDVLLLTGGVSVGEYDLIPGILQKLGFDILISKTAIQPGKPMVFAQKGKRYCFGLSGNPVSSFIQFELYVRPFLYALMRYVYRAMRVCLPIHSNFKRRNDARLLLAPGFINQNNEVEPVEFHGSAHIGGLSGAQVLFELPIGIKEVKKGDLVYVRFI, encoded by the coding sequence ATGATTGAATATACTGATGCACTGAAAATAATTGTGGAACAGGCATTGCCTTTGCCAAGCGAAAAAGTAGAGATAAACGATGCCCACCAACGTGTGTTGGCCGGCAATGTGCGCATAGATATGGATATGCCACCCTTTAACAAATCGGCCATGGACGGTTATGCTTGCCGTAAGGTTGATTTAGGCAATACCTTGCAAGTGATAGAAACTATTTATGCCGGCAAGGATCCGGAGAAAGCAATCGGAAAAAACCAATGTGCCAAAATTATGACGGGAGCCGTGGTGCCCGAAGGTGCCGATTGTGTCTTTATGGTTGAGGATGCCGAAATGGTAGATACGGACAGGATAAGGTGTACCAATGAAAACACCAAAAACAACATCAGTTATCGGGGCGAAGATGCCCGTGCAGGGGATTCCCTATTGCCCGATTCCACGCTGCTTTGTGCACGGCACTTGCCATTGCTGGCTATGGCAGGCGCTACCGAGGTTGAGGTGTATAAAAAGCCGGAGGTTTCGGTCATGGTCAGTGGCACCGAACTGGTGGAGCCGCAGGAGAAGCCCCAACCTTTTCAGATACGCAACTCCAACTCGTCGCAGTTGCTGGCGCAATTAAAAGATATGGCTATCAAGGCCAATTATATAGGAATTACCAAAGACGATGAGGCGCTGTTGGAACAAACAATTACCAGAGCCTTCGAAAAAAGTGATGTTCTATTACTTACCGGAGGTGTTTCAGTGGGCGAGTACGATTTGATACCCGGGATACTGCAAAAATTGGGGTTCGACATCCTAATCTCAAAAACAGCCATACAGCCCGGCAAGCCCATGGTGTTCGCCCAAAAAGGGAAGCGCTATTGTTTCGGACTTTCCGGCAACCCGGTATCGTCATTTATTCAGTTTGAGCTTTATGTACGTCCGTTTCTGTATGCCCTGATGAGGTATGTTTACCGGGCAATGCGCGTGTGCTTGCCTATCCATAGTAATTTTAAGCGTCGTAACGATGCGCGTTTGCTTTTGGCTCCCGGGTTTATCAACCAAAATAATGAAGTGGAGCCCGTTGAATTCCATGGCTCGGCGCATATTGGCGGTTTAAGCGGTGCTCAGGTTTTGTTTGAACTGCCCATAGGTATCAAGGAAGTGAAGAAAGGAGATTTGGTATATGTTCGATTCATTTAA
- a CDS encoding GTP 3',8-cyclase MoaA, which produces MFDSFNRRITYLRVSVTDRCNLRCRYCMPAGGIELMPKDEVLSLEEIAEVIRQGAMLGITKIRLTGGEPLVRKGIVHLVEMISQVEGIQEVAMTTNGVLLDKYAADLKKAGLTRVNISLDTLDAEDFKNITRLGNLEDVKRGIAAARDAGLTPIKINTVKTPSSKKQDIDALKQFCANEGLSIRFIRQMDLETGDFSVVEGGEGGNCKICNRLRLMANGEIKPCLFSGKGFNVKEHGIKEAFMLALGAKPARGTVSKNHKFYNIGG; this is translated from the coding sequence ATGTTCGATTCATTTAACAGGAGGATAACTTATCTGCGGGTATCCGTAACCGACAGATGTAATTTAAGGTGCCGGTACTGCATGCCTGCCGGAGGTATTGAATTAATGCCTAAGGACGAGGTGTTGAGCCTGGAGGAAATAGCAGAAGTAATACGCCAAGGGGCGATGCTGGGCATAACAAAGATACGTCTTACGGGCGGGGAGCCTCTGGTGCGCAAAGGAATTGTGCATTTGGTGGAAATGATAAGTCAGGTCGAAGGTATTCAGGAGGTGGCCATGACAACCAATGGCGTACTGCTGGACAAATATGCCGCCGACCTAAAAAAAGCGGGCTTGACCAGGGTTAACATTAGCCTGGATACCCTCGATGCCGAGGATTTTAAAAACATAACGCGCCTGGGCAATCTGGAAGATGTGAAAAGAGGAATAGCTGCTGCGCGGGATGCGGGACTAACTCCTATTAAAATAAACACGGTAAAAACGCCATCGTCAAAAAAGCAGGATATAGATGCGCTCAAACAGTTTTGTGCCAATGAGGGTTTATCCATCCGTTTTATCCGACAGATGGATTTGGAAACAGGCGATTTCTCGGTTGTGGAGGGTGGCGAAGGCGGCAACTGCAAAATATGCAACCGCCTAAGGCTGATGGCCAATGGCGAAATAAAACCCTGTTTGTTTAGCGGTAAGGGCTTTAATGTAAAAGAACACGGTATTAAAGAAGCGTTTATGTTGGCTCTTGGAGCCAAACCTGCCAGAGGTACCGTGAGCAAGAACCATAAATTTTATAATATCGGGGGGTAA
- the moaC gene encoding cyclic pyranopterin monophosphate synthase MoaC — MSDKLTHVNKQGEAKMVDVGDKPFQKRTAKATGFIQLHPQTIALIQGNLIKKGDVLSVARIAAIQAAKQTHFIIPLCHALLLSKVDVDFELKSDGIQVFSLSRCEGKTGVEMEALTAVSVALLTIYDMCKAVDKDMVMTGIKLLEKTKV, encoded by the coding sequence ATGTCTGATAAGCTAACACATGTAAACAAGCAAGGTGAAGCCAAAATGGTAGATGTAGGCGATAAGCCCTTTCAAAAGCGAACGGCCAAAGCTACCGGGTTCATCCAACTACATCCACAAACCATTGCCTTGATTCAGGGGAATTTGATAAAAAAAGGCGACGTGCTCTCCGTGGCGCGCATTGCGGCCATACAAGCCGCCAAACAGACCCATTTCATCATTCCGCTGTGTCATGCTTTGCTGTTAAGCAAGGTGGATGTGGATTTTGAATTGAAGAGCGATGGCATCCAGGTCTTTTCCCTATCCAGGTGCGAGGGGAAGACAGGGGTAGAGATGGAAGCCCTCACGGCGGTGAGTGTTGCCTTACTCACCATATATGATATGTGCAAAGCGGTGGACAAGGATATGGTGATGACCGGGATTAAACTACTCGAGAAAACGAAGGTTTAG
- a CDS encoding MOSC domain-containing protein produces the protein MQKFNVKSVNLSEKKGTIKTPSKTIVLNDTGVSGDAHSGPWHRQVSLLGIESYRKTKEASGIDLNYGDFAENITTEGLALHHSIIFDRFVCGDIELEVTQIGKKCHNGCEIKTLVGDCVMPREGIFCRVLSGGILKPGDVFEYIPRQIKVHIITLSDRAHAGIYEDKSGPFAEKTLKSFFDKNGRHYSFKRTILPDDKSQIEKVMRESRSAGFDVLVTTGGTGIGPRDHTPDIVKPLLDKEIPGIMEAIRVKYGLDKPNALLSRSIAGVMGKTLVYVLPGSVKAVNEYLSLINPTIEHSLRMLHGIDAH, from the coding sequence ATGCAAAAATTCAACGTAAAATCCGTTAACCTATCCGAGAAAAAGGGTACGATAAAAACGCCTTCCAAAACCATAGTGCTCAATGACACCGGCGTTTCGGGCGATGCACATTCCGGCCCCTGGCACCGTCAGGTGAGCCTGTTGGGTATCGAAAGCTACCGGAAAACAAAGGAGGCTTCCGGTATCGATCTTAATTATGGCGATTTTGCCGAGAACATCACAACCGAAGGTCTCGCCCTTCATCACAGTATAATATTCGACCGCTTTGTGTGTGGCGATATTGAGCTGGAGGTTACGCAAATAGGGAAGAAATGCCACAACGGATGCGAGATAAAAACCTTGGTGGGTGACTGCGTAATGCCCAGGGAGGGGATTTTTTGCCGGGTACTTTCGGGTGGAATATTAAAACCCGGCGATGTTTTCGAGTATATACCCCGCCAAATAAAGGTACATATCATCACCTTGAGCGACCGTGCCCATGCGGGGATTTATGAAGATAAAAGCGGCCCTTTTGCCGAAAAAACACTCAAATCCTTTTTTGATAAAAACGGTAGGCATTACAGCTTTAAACGTACCATTCTGCCCGACGATAAAAGCCAAATAGAGAAGGTGATGCGCGAGTCGCGATCGGCAGGTTTCGACGTGCTTGTTACCACCGGCGGCACCGGCATTGGTCCGCGTGACCATACGCCCGATATCGTAAAGCCCCTGTTGGATAAAGAGATCCCCGGCATCATGGAGGCTATCCGTGTGAAGTATGGTTTGGATAAGCCCAATGCTTTGTTGAGCAGAAGCATTGCAGGGGTAATGGGAAAAACATTGGTGTATGTATTACCGGGCAGCGTTAAAGCCGTTAACGAATATTTATCGCTGATTAACCCAACCATCGAACATT